From the unidentified bacterial endosymbiont genome, one window contains:
- a CDS encoding aldo/keto reductase: MQYNTLGKTDLKVSRLCLGCMSFGEPDRGKHAWTLPEESSRPIIKRALDGGINFFDTANSYSDGSSEEIVGRALRDFARREDVVVATKVYHQVGDLTEGLSRAQILRSIDDSLRRLNMDYVDLLQIHRWDYNTPIEETLEALNDVVKAGKARYIGASSMHASQFAQALDLQAQNGWARFVSMQDHYNLIYREEEREMLPLCYQEGVAVIPWSPLARGRLTRPWGETTARSVSDEFGKTLYEGTEGSDALIAERLAGIADDTGATRAQVALAWLLSKRGVAAPIIGTSREEQLDELLSAVDLTLTPEQIAELETPYQQHPVVGFK, from the coding sequence GTGCAATACAATACATTAGGAAAAACTGACCTTAAGGTTTCCCGACTGTGCCTGGGCTGTATGAGCTTTGGCGAGCCTGACAGGGGTAAACACGCCTGGACGCTGCCGGAAGAGAGCAGCCGCCCCATCATTAAACGCGCCCTCGACGGCGGCATTAACTTTTTTGATACCGCCAACAGCTACTCCGACGGCAGCAGCGAGGAGATCGTAGGCCGCGCCCTGCGCGACTTTGCCCGACGCGAGGACGTGGTCGTTGCGACCAAGGTGTACCATCAGGTTGGCGATTTGACTGAAGGTCTTTCCCGGGCGCAGATCCTGCGCTCCATTGACGACAGCCTTCGCCGCCTGAACATGGATTACGTGGACCTGCTGCAGATCCACCGCTGGGATTACAACACCCCAATTGAAGAGACGCTGGAAGCCCTGAACGACGTGGTGAAAGCCGGGAAAGCGCGCTACATCGGCGCGTCGTCTATGCATGCTTCGCAGTTTGCCCAGGCGCTGGATCTGCAGGCGCAGAACGGCTGGGCGCGTTTTGTCAGCATGCAGGATCACTACAACCTGATCTACCGCGAAGAAGAGCGCGAAATGCTGCCGCTGTGCTACCAGGAAGGCGTGGCGGTGATCCCCTGGAGCCCGCTGGCGCGCGGCCGCTTGACCCGCCCGTGGGGCGAAACCACGGCCCGCTCGGTGTCTGACGAGTTTGGCAAAACGCTGTATGAAGGCACCGAGGGCAGCGATGCGCTGATTGCCGAACGTCTGGCAGGCATTGCCGACGATACGGGCGCAACGCGCGCGCAGGTCGCGCTGGCGTGGCTGCTGAGCAAACGTGGTGTTGCGGCACCGATCATTGGCACGTCTCGCGAGGAACAGCTGGATGAGCTGCTGAGCGCGGTGGATTTAACGCTAACGCCAGAGCAGATTGCCGAGCTGGAAACGCCGTATCAGCAGCATCCAGTGGTGGGGTTTAAGTAA
- a CDS encoding DUF943 family protein — translation MKKSWFIYTAIALAVIVYSSWGHIYPVKIIDVHRSTNSLGYDYIIVDHFPLTDRGRINWWLSQRDMLKKKYNIPSGQRFVLTVWDVGDGYLRDSLHEDYFCFSDMTSEKNCIEKNNLLEVAFRFPESNKIKFYVDGNLYIMNKKDGSMTKERY, via the coding sequence ATGAAAAAATCCTGGTTTATTTATACGGCGATTGCTTTGGCTGTGATTGTTTATAGTTCCTGGGGACATATTTATCCTGTGAAAATCATTGATGTTCATCGCAGTACGAATAGCCTTGGCTATGATTATATTATCGTAGACCATTTCCCGTTAACGGACCGGGGGAGAATTAACTGGTGGTTATCTCAGCGGGATATGCTTAAGAAAAAATACAATATTCCCTCCGGACAGAGATTTGTTTTGACGGTCTGGGACGTGGGGGACGGGTATCTGCGGGATTCGCTGCACGAGGATTATTTTTGTTTTTCTGATATGACTTCAGAGAAAAATTGCATTGAGAAAAATAACCTTCTTGAGGTTGCTTTCAGATTTCCTGAAAGCAATAAAATCAAGTTTTATGTTGATGGTAATCTGTACATTATGAATAAAAAAGATGGCTCAATGACCAAAGAGCGGTATTAA
- the yajL gene encoding protein deglycase YajL, whose product MSASALVCLAPGSEEMEAVTTIDLMVRGGIAVTTASVASDGNLAVTCSRGVKILADAPLVQVADGEYDIIVLPGGLKGAECFRDSPLLVETVRQFHLSGRIVATICAAAGTVLVPHDIFPIGNMTGFPGLKDTIPENHWVDKRVVWDPRVNLLTSQGPGTAIDFALKIIDLLVGREKAYDVASSLVMPAGIYNYYQ is encoded by the coding sequence ATGAGCGCGTCGGCACTGGTATGTCTCGCCCCTGGTAGCGAAGAAATGGAGGCCGTGACCACCATCGATTTAATGGTGCGTGGCGGTATCGCGGTGACCACGGCCAGCGTCGCCAGCGATGGCAATCTGGCTGTCACCTGTTCACGCGGGGTAAAGATCCTTGCGGATGCCCCGCTTGTCCAGGTGGCAGATGGAGAATACGACATCATCGTACTTCCCGGCGGACTGAAAGGGGCAGAGTGTTTTCGCGACAGCCCTTTACTGGTTGAAACCGTTCGTCAGTTCCATCTCTCTGGTCGTATCGTCGCGACGATTTGCGCCGCCGCCGGAACGGTGCTGGTTCCTCACGATATCTTTCCCATCGGCAATATGACCGGTTTCCCGGGGCTGAAAGATACGATCCCGGAAAACCATTGGGTGGATAAACGCGTCGTCTGGGATCCGCGCGTCAACCTGCTCACCAGCCAGGGGCCGGGCACCGCGATTGATTTCGCGCTAAAGATTATCGACCTGCTGGTCGGGCGTGAAAAAGCGTATGACGTCGCGTCGTCGCTGGTGATGCCCGCGGGGATTTATAATTATTACCAATAA
- the dxs gene encoding 1-deoxy-D-xylulose-5-phosphate synthase, protein MSFDIAKYPTLALVDSTQELRLLPKESLPKLCDELRRYLLDSVSRSSGHFASGLGTVELTVALHYVYNTPFDQLIWDVGHQAYPHKILTGRRDKIGTIRQKDGLHPFPWRGESEYDVLSVGHSSTSISAGIGIAVAAEKENKQRRTVCVIGDGAITAGMAFEAMNHAGDIKPDMLVVLNDNEMSISENVGALNNHLAQLLSGKLYSTLREGGKKVFSGVPPIKELLKRTEEHIKGMVVPGTLFEELGFNYIGPVDGHDVLGLVSTLKNMRDLKGPQFLHIMTKKGRGYEPAEKDPITFHAVPKFDPTSGCLPKSSGGMPSYSKIFGDWLCETAAKDNKLMAVTPAMREGSGMVEFSKKYPDQYFDVAIAEQHAVTFAAGLAIGGYKPVVAIYSTFLQRAYDQVIHDVAIQKLPVLFAIDRAGIVGADGQTHQGAFDLTFLRCIPDMVIMTPSDENECRQMLFTGYHYQKGPSAVRYPRGNAVGVELQPLEKLAIGKGLVKRRGEKVAILNFGTLMPEAASVAETLNATLVDMRFVKPLDESLILSMAEGHDVLVTLEENAIMGGAGSGVNEVLMANRKMIPVLNLGLPDRFIPQGTQDEARAAIGLDAAGIEAKIRSWLA, encoded by the coding sequence ATGAGTTTTGATATTGCCAAATACCCGACACTGGCGTTAGTTGACTCCACCCAGGAGTTACGTCTGTTGCCGAAAGAGAGCCTGCCGAAGCTGTGCGACGAACTGCGTCGTTACCTCCTCGACAGCGTCAGCCGCTCCAGCGGCCATTTCGCCTCCGGGCTTGGCACGGTTGAGTTGACCGTGGCGCTGCATTACGTCTATAACACGCCCTTCGATCAACTTATCTGGGACGTCGGCCACCAGGCCTATCCGCACAAAATTCTGACCGGACGTCGCGATAAAATTGGCACTATCCGCCAGAAAGACGGCCTGCACCCGTTTCCGTGGCGCGGTGAGAGCGAATATGACGTGTTAAGCGTCGGTCACTCTTCCACGTCCATTTCTGCGGGTATCGGTATTGCCGTCGCCGCCGAAAAAGAGAACAAACAGCGCCGCACCGTCTGCGTAATAGGCGACGGGGCGATCACTGCCGGGATGGCCTTTGAGGCCATGAACCACGCGGGTGATATTAAGCCGGACATGCTGGTTGTCCTCAACGATAACGAAATGTCGATTTCCGAAAACGTCGGCGCGCTGAATAACCATCTGGCGCAGCTGCTTTCCGGCAAGCTCTACTCCACCCTGCGCGAAGGCGGCAAAAAAGTCTTCTCCGGCGTACCGCCGATTAAAGAGCTGCTCAAACGCACTGAAGAACACATCAAAGGCATGGTTGTCCCCGGCACTCTTTTTGAAGAGCTGGGCTTTAACTACATAGGCCCGGTCGACGGCCATGACGTGCTGGGGCTGGTGTCGACGCTTAAGAACATGCGTGACCTGAAAGGCCCGCAGTTCCTGCACATCATGACCAAAAAAGGGCGTGGCTACGAGCCGGCGGAAAAAGATCCGATCACCTTCCACGCGGTACCGAAATTCGACCCGACCAGCGGCTGTCTGCCAAAAAGCAGCGGCGGCATGCCGAGCTACTCGAAAATCTTTGGCGACTGGCTGTGTGAAACGGCGGCCAAAGACAACAAGCTGATGGCGGTAACGCCTGCCATGCGTGAAGGCTCCGGCATGGTGGAGTTCTCAAAAAAATACCCTGACCAGTATTTTGACGTGGCGATTGCCGAGCAGCATGCGGTGACCTTTGCGGCGGGCCTGGCAATTGGCGGCTACAAGCCGGTGGTGGCGATTTACTCTACCTTCCTGCAACGCGCCTACGACCAGGTTATCCACGACGTTGCCATTCAGAAGCTGCCGGTACTGTTCGCGATTGACCGTGCGGGCATCGTGGGGGCGGACGGCCAGACGCACCAGGGCGCATTCGACCTGACGTTCCTGCGCTGTATCCCGGACATGGTGATTATGACGCCAAGCGACGAGAACGAATGTCGCCAGATGCTGTTTACCGGCTACCACTATCAGAAAGGTCCCAGCGCGGTGCGCTACCCGCGCGGCAATGCCGTTGGCGTTGAGCTGCAGCCGCTGGAAAAACTGGCGATCGGTAAAGGACTGGTGAAGCGTCGCGGTGAAAAAGTGGCCATCCTGAACTTCGGCACATTAATGCCGGAAGCGGCCAGCGTTGCCGAGACGCTAAACGCAACGCTGGTGGATATGCGCTTCGTGAAACCGCTTGATGAATCCCTGATCCTCAGCATGGCGGAAGGCCATGACGTGCTGGTAACGCTGGAAGAGAACGCCATCATGGGCGGCGCGGGCAGCGGCGTAAATGAAGTGCTGATGGCGAACCGTAAAATGATCCCGGTGCTGAACCTCGGCCTGCCGGATCGCTTTATTCCTCAAGGCACGCAGGACGAGGCCCGCGCGGCTATTGGCCTTGATGCCGCCGGTATCGAAGCCAAAATCCGCTCCTGGCTGGCATAA
- the thiI gene encoding tRNA uracil 4-sulfurtransferase ThiI produces the protein MKFIIKLFPEITIKSQSVRLRFIKILTGNIRNVLKNYDETLAVVRHWDHVEVRAKDENKRLDIRDALTRIPGIHHILEVEDVPFTSLHDIFEKALLQYRDQIEGKTFCVRVKRRGKHEFSSIEAERYVGGGLNQHVESARVRLSNPDVTVNLEIENDRLLLVKGRYEGIGGFPIGTQEDVLSLISGGFDSGVSSYMLMRRGCRVHYCFFNLGGAAHEIGVRQVAHYLWNRFGSSHRVRFVAINFEPVVGEILEKVDDGQMGVVLKRMMVRAASKVAERYGVQALVTGEALGQVSSQTLTNLRLIDNVSDTLILRPLISHDKEHIIDLAREIGTEDFARTMPEYCGVISKSPTVKAVKAKIEAEEEHFDFAILEKVVAEASNIDIREIAQQTEQEVVEVETVSGFGTSDVIVDIRSIDEQDAKPLNVDGVDVVSLPFYRLSTKFGDLDKSKTYLLWCERGVMSRLQALYLREQGFANVKVYRP, from the coding sequence ATGAAGTTTATCATTAAATTGTTCCCTGAAATCACCATCAAAAGCCAATCTGTCCGTTTGCGCTTTATTAAAATTCTCACCGGGAACATCCGTAACGTATTAAAAAATTATGACGAAACGCTTGCTGTGGTTCGTCACTGGGATCACGTTGAAGTGCGCGCGAAGGACGAGAACAAGCGTCTTGATATTCGCGATGCGCTGACCCGTATTCCTGGGATCCACCATATTCTGGAGGTGGAAGACGTTCCGTTCACCTCTTTGCATGACATCTTCGAGAAAGCGCTGCTCCAGTACCGTGACCAGATCGAAGGCAAAACTTTCTGCGTGCGCGTGAAGCGCCGGGGTAAGCATGAGTTTAGCTCTATTGAAGCGGAGCGCTACGTGGGGGGTGGGCTTAACCAACACGTTGAGAGCGCGCGCGTGCGGCTGTCTAACCCCGACGTGACCGTCAATCTGGAGATCGAGAACGATCGCCTGCTGCTGGTGAAAGGTCGCTATGAGGGCATTGGCGGTTTCCCGATCGGTACCCAGGAGGATGTGCTGTCGCTGATCTCCGGTGGTTTCGACTCTGGCGTGTCCAGCTATATGCTGATGCGTCGCGGGTGCCGCGTACACTACTGTTTCTTTAACCTGGGTGGCGCGGCGCATGAAATTGGCGTGCGTCAGGTGGCGCATTATCTGTGGAACCGCTTCGGTAGCTCCCATCGCGTGCGTTTCGTGGCAATCAACTTCGAACCTGTGGTCGGTGAAATCCTCGAGAAAGTGGACGACGGCCAGATGGGCGTAGTGTTAAAGCGTATGATGGTGCGTGCGGCGTCCAAAGTTGCAGAGCGCTATGGCGTGCAGGCACTGGTCACCGGCGAAGCGCTGGGCCAGGTTTCCAGCCAGACGTTGACCAACCTGCGTCTTATCGACAACGTGTCTGATACCTTGATCCTGCGTCCACTGATCTCCCACGATAAAGAGCATATCATCGACCTGGCACGCGAAATCGGTACCGAAGATTTTGCCCGTACCATGCCGGAGTATTGCGGTGTTATCTCAAAAAGTCCCACCGTTAAAGCGGTGAAGGCGAAGATTGAAGCGGAAGAAGAGCACTTCGATTTTGCCATTCTTGAGAAGGTGGTCGCCGAAGCGTCTAACATTGATATCCGCGAGATTGCCCAGCAGACCGAGCAGGAGGTGGTGGAAGTGGAAACCGTCAGCGGTTTTGGCACCAGCGATGTGATTGTGGATATCCGTTCGATTGACGAACAGGATGCTAAGCCGCTTAACGTCGACGGTGTTGACGTGGTTTCTCTGCCGTTCTACAGGTTGAGCACCAAGTTTGGCGACCTCGACAAGAGCAAAACCTATCTGCTGTGGTGCGAGCGCGGGGTGATGAGCCGCCTGCAGGCGCTGTATCTGCGCGAGCAGGGCTTTGCCAATGTGAAGGTGTATCGCCCATAG
- a CDS encoding DUF943 family protein, protein MKKSWFIYTAIALAVIVVSLWDYIYPVKIIDVHLSTDRFDYDDIIVDHFPLTDRGRINWWLSQRDMLKKKYSIPSGQEFVLTVWDVGDGYLRDSPREDYFCFPDMTSEKNCIEKNKLLKVDARFSDKNNVNFIIGDNKYIMNKKDGLMTKERN, encoded by the coding sequence ATGAAAAAATCCTGGTTTATTTATACGGCAATTGCTTTGGCTGTGATTGTTGTTAGCTTATGGGATTATATCTATCCCGTGAAAATAATTGATGTCCATCTCAGCACTGATAGATTTGATTATGATGATATTATCGTTGACCATTTCCCGTTAACGGATCGAGGAAGAATTAATTGGTGGTTATCTCAGCGGGATATGCTTAAGAAAAAATACAGCATCCCCTCCGGGCAGGAATTTGTTTTGACAGTCTGGGACGTGGGGGACGGGTATCTGCGGGATTCGCCGCGAGAGGATTATTTTTGTTTTCCTGATATGACATCAGAGAAGAACTGTATTGAGAAAAATAAACTTCTTAAAGTTGATGCCAGATTTTCTGATAAAAACAATGTTAATTTTATTATTGGTGATAATAAATACATTATGAATAAAAAAGATGGCTTAATGACTAAAGAACGGAACTAA
- the ispA gene encoding (2E,6E)-farnesyl diphosphate synthase: MDFANELQACVVRANDALRRFIAPQPFQNTPLVEAMHYGALLGGKRLRPFLVYATGNMFGISDNTLDAPAAAVECIHAYSLIHDDLPAMDDDDLRRGQPTCHIRFGEANAILAGDALQTLAFSILSDAPMVEVSDRDRLAMVSELAMASGVAGMCGGQALDLEAEGHQVNLEQLERIHRHKTGALIRAAVRLGALSAGEQGRKALPILDIYAESIGLAFQVQDDILDVVGDTATLGKRQGADQHLGKSTYPALLGLEQAQRKARDLIADARQSLNELAAQSLDTSALEALAEYIIQRDK, translated from the coding sequence ATGGATTTTGCCAACGAGCTTCAGGCGTGCGTCGTTCGCGCCAACGACGCCCTGCGCCGTTTTATCGCGCCACAACCTTTTCAGAACACTCCTCTGGTTGAAGCCATGCACTATGGGGCACTCTTGGGTGGTAAGCGCCTGCGGCCGTTCCTGGTGTATGCCACGGGCAATATGTTCGGTATCAGTGATAACACGCTGGACGCCCCGGCCGCGGCCGTCGAGTGCATCCATGCCTATTCACTGATCCACGACGATCTGCCAGCCATGGACGACGACGATCTGCGTCGTGGTCAACCAACCTGCCATATCCGGTTTGGTGAAGCGAATGCCATTCTGGCGGGTGATGCTCTGCAAACGCTGGCATTCTCAATATTAAGCGATGCGCCAATGGTTGAAGTCAGCGACCGCGATCGTCTGGCGATGGTCTCCGAACTGGCAATGGCCAGCGGTGTCGCCGGAATGTGTGGCGGTCAGGCGCTGGATTTAGAGGCGGAAGGACACCAGGTTAATCTGGAACAGCTGGAGCGCATTCATCGTCATAAGACGGGCGCACTGATTCGCGCCGCCGTTCGGCTGGGCGCGCTGAGCGCGGGTGAACAAGGACGGAAAGCCTTGCCGATACTGGACATATACGCAGAAAGTATCGGTTTAGCGTTCCAGGTACAGGATGACATTCTGGATGTGGTGGGCGATACTGCAACATTGGGTAAACGTCAGGGTGCCGACCAGCATCTTGGCAAAAGTACCTACCCCGCCCTGCTGGGCCTTGAGCAAGCCCAACGTAAAGCCCGGGATCTGATAGCCGATGCCCGCCAGTCGTTGAATGAACTGGCAGCACAATCGCTGGATACCTCGGCACTGGAAGCGCTAGCGGAATACATAATCCAGCGTGATAAATAA
- the panE gene encoding 2-dehydropantoate 2-reductase, with protein MKITVLGCGALGQLWLTALCKHGHEVQGWLRVPQPYCSVNLIDEDGSIFNASLIANDPDFLAQSDLLLVTLKAWQVSYAVKTLAAQLPATSPVLLLHNGMGTIDELKSVPQPLLMAITTHAARRDGNIIVHVASGVTHIGPAREQDGDYSYLADVLQTILPDVAWHNNILPQLWRKLAVNCVINPLTALWDCPNGDLKNHPQEVATLCAEVASVIEREGLHTSAEDIHYYVGQVIGSTAENISSMLQDVRALRHTEIDYITGYLLKRARAHGIAVPENARMYDLVKRKENEYERVGTGMSRPW; from the coding sequence ATGAAAATTACAGTGCTCGGTTGTGGAGCCCTTGGTCAATTGTGGCTTACCGCGCTATGCAAGCACGGTCACGAAGTACAGGGCTGGCTGCGGGTGCCACAACCCTACTGCAGTGTAAACCTGATTGATGAAGACGGAAGTATCTTTAACGCATCACTGATCGCTAACGACCCTGATTTCCTCGCACAAAGCGATCTGCTGCTGGTTACGCTTAAGGCGTGGCAGGTTTCATATGCGGTGAAAACCCTGGCGGCTCAGCTCCCCGCCACATCGCCTGTTTTGCTGCTGCATAACGGTATGGGAACGATCGATGAGTTAAAAAGTGTCCCGCAGCCGCTGCTGATGGCCATCACCACCCACGCCGCGCGCCGGGATGGCAATATTATCGTGCATGTCGCCAGCGGCGTAACGCATATTGGCCCAGCTCGTGAACAGGATGGCGACTACAGTTATCTGGCAGATGTTCTGCAAACCATCCTGCCAGACGTGGCCTGGCACAATAATATTCTGCCGCAACTGTGGCGCAAGCTGGCGGTTAACTGCGTGATCAATCCACTGACGGCGCTGTGGGATTGCCCGAATGGAGATCTGAAAAACCACCCACAGGAGGTCGCGACGCTATGCGCTGAGGTGGCCTCAGTCATCGAGCGAGAAGGGCTGCACACCTCTGCAGAGGATATACATTATTATGTCGGGCAGGTCATTGGCAGTACGGCAGAAAATATCTCCTCGATGTTGCAAGACGTCCGGGCATTGCGTCACACCGAAATCGACTATATTACCGGTTATCTGTTGAAACGCGCCCGTGCGCACGGCATTGCAGTGCCTGAAAATGCCCGTATGTATGACCTGGTTAAACGTAAGGAGAATGAGTATGAGCGCGTCGGCACTGGTATGTCTCGCCCCTGGTAG
- the xseB gene encoding exodeoxyribonuclease VII small subunit, with protein sequence MPKKNDAPASFETALNELEHIVTRLESGNLPLEEALNEFERGVQLARQGQVKLQQAEQRVQILLSDSEDAKTTPFTPDAE encoded by the coding sequence ATGCCGAAGAAGAATGATGCACCAGCCAGTTTTGAAACTGCGCTGAATGAACTGGAGCACATTGTTACCCGCCTTGAGAGCGGCAATCTCCCGCTGGAAGAGGCGCTCAACGAATTCGAACGCGGCGTGCAACTGGCGCGCCAGGGTCAGGTCAAACTGCAGCAGGCTGAACAGCGCGTGCAGATCTTACTTTCCGACAGCGAAGATGCAAAAACAACGCCCTTCACACCGGACGCCGAATAA
- a CDS encoding DUF943 family protein, with amino-acid sequence MKKTWLIYISIALAVIIYSSWDHIYPVKIIDVHRSTDRLGYNDIIVDHFPLTDRGRINWWLSQRDMLKEKYNIPSGQRFVLMVWDVGDGYLQDSPHEDYFCFPDMTSEKNCIEKISLLEVAFRFPESNKIRFYVGDNMYIMNTKDGSITKERY; translated from the coding sequence ATGAAAAAAACCTGGCTTATTTATATATCGATTGCTTTGGCTGTAATTATTTATAGTTCCTGGGACCATATCTATCCTGTGAAAATCATTGATGTCCATCGTAGTACGGATAGGCTGGGCTATAATGATATTATCGTTGATCATTTCCCGTTAACGGACCGGGGGCGCATTAACTGGTGGCTATCTCAGCGGGATATGCTTAAGGAAAAATACAATATCCCATCCGGGCAGCGATTTGTTTTGATGGTCTGGGACGTGGGCGACGGCTATCTACAGGATTCGCCGCACGAGGATTATTTTTGTTTTCCTGATATGACTTCTGAGAAGAATTGTATTGAGAAAATTAGCCTCCTTGAGGTTGCTTTCAGATTTCCTGAAAGCAATAAGATCAGGTTTTATGTTGGTGATAATATGTACATTATGAATACAAAGGATGGCTCGATAACTAAAGAGCGGTATTAA
- a CDS encoding MFS transporter gives MNDYKMTPGELRATWGLGTVFSLRMLGMFMVLPVLTTYGMALQGASEALIGLAIGIYGLAQAVFQIPFGLLSDRIGRKPLIIGGLLVFVLGSIIAALSHSIWGIILGRALQGSGAIAAAVMALLSDLTREQNRTKAMAFIGISFGVTFAIAMVLGPIITHTLGLHALFWMIAVLATVGIALTLWVVPDSKHHVLNRESGMVKGCFNKVIVEPRLLKLNIGIMCLHILLMSTFVALPGQLAAAGFPASEHWKIYLVTMLISFISVVPFIIYAEVKRKMKRVFVGCVTVLLIAEIVLWGSGPHFWELVVGVQLFFLAFNLLEALLPSLISKESPAGYKGTAMGIYSTSQFIGVAIGGAIGGWIDGLFDSQTVFLAGALLAMVWLLVASTMKEPRYVSSLRVEIPDDVEISETLKQRLEATEGVSEVLIVPLERSAYVKIDSKVTNRFEVEQALKA, from the coding sequence ATGAACGATTATAAAATGACGCCAGGCGAGCTTCGCGCGACCTGGGGTTTAGGGACTGTCTTCTCGCTACGGATGCTTGGCATGTTTATGGTCCTGCCTGTTCTGACCACCTACGGTATGGCGCTACAGGGAGCCAGTGAAGCCTTGATTGGCCTCGCAATTGGCATTTATGGTTTGGCCCAGGCGGTTTTTCAAATCCCCTTTGGCTTGCTCTCCGACCGCATTGGTCGCAAGCCACTGATTATTGGGGGATTACTGGTCTTTGTGCTCGGCAGCATCATCGCCGCCCTCTCTCACTCAATATGGGGGATTATTCTTGGCCGCGCCCTGCAGGGTTCTGGCGCTATCGCCGCTGCGGTGATGGCGCTGCTGTCCGATTTAACCCGTGAACAGAACCGCACCAAAGCGATGGCCTTTATCGGCATCAGCTTTGGCGTCACCTTTGCGATTGCAATGGTGCTTGGCCCGATCATCACCCATACGCTGGGCCTGCACGCGCTATTCTGGATGATTGCGGTGCTGGCAACCGTCGGTATTGCGTTAACCCTGTGGGTGGTACCGGACAGCAAACATCACGTCCTTAACCGTGAATCCGGGATGGTGAAAGGCTGCTTTAACAAAGTCATTGTTGAGCCACGCCTGCTCAAGCTGAACATCGGCATTATGTGCCTGCATATTTTGCTGATGTCGACCTTCGTCGCTCTACCCGGCCAGTTGGCGGCGGCAGGTTTTCCTGCGTCTGAGCACTGGAAAATTTACCTCGTGACGATGCTGATTTCATTCATCTCCGTGGTGCCGTTTATCATTTACGCCGAAGTGAAGCGCAAGATGAAACGTGTCTTCGTTGGCTGCGTCACCGTACTGCTGATTGCTGAAATCGTACTGTGGGGCTCCGGTCCGCACTTCTGGGAACTGGTGGTGGGCGTACAGCTTTTCTTCCTGGCATTTAACCTGCTGGAAGCACTCCTGCCGTCACTGATCAGTAAAGAATCCCCCGCTGGCTACAAAGGTACGGCGATGGGCATTTACTCCACCAGCCAGTTTATCGGCGTTGCCATCGGCGGTGCGATCGGCGGGTGGATTGATGGCCTGTTTGATTCACAAACCGTGTTTCTGGCAGGCGCGCTGCTGGCTATGGTCTGGCTGCTGGTCGCCAGCACCATGAAAGAACCGCGCTACGTGAGCAGCCTGCGCGTGGAAATTCCTGATGATGTCGAGATTAGCGAGACCTTGAAACAGCGTCTCGAAGCCACTGAGGGGGTAAGTGAAGTGCTTATTGTCCCACTGGAGCGCAGCGCTTATGTCAAAATAGACAGCAAGGTGACTAACCGCTTCGAAGTGGAACAGGCCCTGAAAGCCTGA
- a CDS encoding YajQ family cyclic di-GMP-binding protein codes for MPSFDIVSEVDIQEVRNGVDNASREVESRFDFRGVEATFELNDANKTIKVLSESDFQVNQLLDILRAKLLKRGIEGTSLDVPEEFVHSGKTWFVEAKLKQGIESAMQKKIVKLIKDSKLKVQAQIQGEEIRVTGKSRDDLQGVMALIRGGDLGQPFQFKNFRD; via the coding sequence ATGCCATCTTTCGATATTGTTTCCGAAGTTGATATCCAGGAAGTGCGTAACGGCGTGGATAACGCAAGCCGTGAAGTTGAGTCTCGTTTCGATTTTCGCGGCGTTGAGGCCACTTTTGAACTGAATGATGCGAATAAGACTATTAAGGTGTTGAGCGAATCAGACTTTCAGGTCAACCAACTGCTCGATATTCTGCGTGCCAAGCTGTTAAAACGTGGAATTGAAGGCACGTCGCTGGATGTGCCGGAAGAGTTTGTGCACAGCGGCAAAACCTGGTTCGTTGAAGCGAAGCTGAAGCAGGGTATTGAGAGCGCGATGCAGAAAAAAATCGTTAAGCTTATCAAAGACAGTAAGCTGAAGGTCCAGGCGCAGATTCAGGGCGAAGAGATCCGCGTGACCGGAAAATCACGCGATGACCTGCAGGGCGTGATGGCGCTAATCCGCGGCGGCGATCTGGGACAGCCGTTCCAGTTTAAAAACTTCCGCGATTAA